CAACCCCCAAACCCACCCTTTCCATAATGGAGGGTGACGATTTGGGATGTGGGGAGGGAAATACTTACGGCTCAATGCTGACTGGAGTGGCCTCGCTCATTGCAGACAGAACTGGTGGTGTGATGTCGCAGCTGTCTAAAGGAGTAGCAACACAAAATCCACTCAGTGACATTATCAGAGGAATTTGCTTCATCACAGGAATCACTGAATATTTAATGCAAGTGGATCTTTATGCTAATAATCATTAACTATCCTAAATCACTTTTCTAAATACCCTTACAACCTGATATTAGAGTATGGGGAAATACATTGCCAGAGGCTTATTGAAAGAGTCCAGGGCAGATCCTGTGAATAATTCAGGAAAGTCTTATTAACTCAGTCTCCAACTTACTTGAACGCAACAGGCTACGTGTGGCCGACTTAGGTGTGGCTGGAGGAGGCAGACCTTGGCcactggctgcagcagctgcagcagaagacAGGAAAGTGGAGAAGTAGAGGCCCGAGCCTTCACGAACGGGACTGAGGATTGGTGGAGGTGTGTAGGGGGGCATGGTGAGGGGGTTGTCTGCGAGGCGAACAGGGGAGCGTAGGTGGCTCTGGTAGGGTGTGATGCTGGAGTAGACAGGTGGGGCGATGAATAAACCAGGTTTGGGTGGTGGGATGAAGAGGGGCTCGGGCCGGGGACGCCGTTTGGATTTTTTGCCATCGTCGTCTTTCTCCCCCTCAGCGCCACCGTTCTGGAaagaaaagtttattttaacaGGTAAATTTATTGTATGAGTGACTGTGTGCACGGTGATGCATAATTTCAACccacaaaaaaacatgacactAGTTTATTCTATGTTTATGCAGGGCAtcctaaagagaaaaaaacaaggcaCCCCAGTCTTCAACTGTATGGCACATAATGTACAGTATGGCAACGCTAAACCTTGATAATCTGCTGGATTTGGGACATGGCAACCGGTTCAACAAATCTCCCCCCAAATGAAACAGGGAAAGGAGAAAAGTGTGGATGACCGAAATGAGGGCAGGGGAGTCATGGTGGGGGAAGGGAGAACGCATTTGCAGGACGATGTGGCATAAATGCAAGGATTTAATAGCTGGAATTTAGACAGGCAGAAAACAGACTGAAGAAAACAGTGGGGCAATGACCAGTTAAACTTAATTCTCTAACTCTGACGGTTTATTAGGTCCGTGAATATATGAAAATGGACtagttaaaaataaagtgcacCTGATCAGAGCTCTCCGACAAGGAGTTCCTGAGTGAACGTCTCCGTGTGACAATGACCGAAGGCTTGTGGTCTGCTCGGCCCAGGTCCTGGGGGTTTGCGTGCCTGGGAGGCCAGCTGCAGGCCAGGGTTTCTTCATCCCGGTCAGGGGAGGAGGGCTCCTGTCTCCGCACTGGAACAGAGACGGGGATGACGAGTGGAAGAAGGCTGTCATCTCGAGGACGCTTGGTATTCGGACCATCTGAATTTGTGGGACTCCACGGCCTGTGAGGCTCCTAGTAAAGATGGTGGATGAGGTGTCAGACTGCTGTTAATAAATGGATTTCTTcttgacataaaacatcaagtgTAAATGCATTGGCAGAGAACAACTAGAACCACAACATTAATAGAATAAACCAGGAAGATGATCCACATAAAATGTGTCATAGCAGCTTTGATTAGTTAATTTCTATGGAAAATTTCAAAAGATTCACTAGTGTCAGTTAAATGTCAGTATTTACTGGATTTTTCCAGCTTTTatgactgaaaactgaaaagcttTTTGTGTTGAGCTGCTGGTCAGACAAAATAAGTTATTTGAATATGTTAGTTTGGTCTTAAAGAAATGATAATGGACCCTTTCACCATTTTCTTGTGTTTCACAGACAACATAAATCATTGTTTCATCCAAAAAGCAATAGCCTGTGCAAAAATAAAGATACTGTTTAGTACCAGCCctacattaaaaaacaacagtatgTGGCTGAGGGGAAACAAGCTGGTGTGATAATTGAAGACTGATATGAGGAGAAAATCAAAGAGAGCTTCATCCTGTTGTTCGCCTGCTATGAAGTCCTCAGTGACCTGACCGACTATCTCACAGGCTCATCATTTTTCAGgcaacacattttcaaatagaACAATTAACAACAaaccacaacacaacaaatgGGAAACTAACATGTACTGGCTGTTAACGGTCAAACTAGAATCAACACAGTAAATAAACCTTGTTAGTTACCTCACAGATCAACATTAAACAAGACAGAGACATATGCCTAAAGGATCATAACACAAAGTGCTGTGAAAAGCaactcaaaataaacaaatgacaatTCAAAAAATTAACCACATTTTGGCCTGATGCTGTATTGTTAGGTGCACCACTTAAATGACAGGCCTCGCATGTCAAGTCCGCAAAAACATTCgtcacattttttctttcagaaaccATAATGAGTGGGCATGAACAGTGTGCGCTTTAGAGCAATGATCAACACTGCAGCATCTACACTACCACATCACAGAGCAGCCGAAGACAGATGCAATCTGTCACTGCACACCGCATCTTCATGGGCAGAGAGGCATGCAACAGCGAGGCTGAGCTGGATCTGTGCTCATTATTGCTGGTGGAAAACTCCAGCCTTTACACCAGAGTGGTGGAGAGATATTCTGCTGAGCACTGCAGGCAGGGCAACCCTGCACCCCTCTCTTTAAAAAGGGAGGGAGAGCAGGCAACACCAGGCTGGAGTTTCTCTCCTTTGATGGAATGGGGGAGGTGTGCAGGCATGTAAGCAAACAGTCTGTATGATCAGCTAACTGTGAGGCGAATCCAGAGCACGGCCATGCTGAACTACAGACACACTGACTCAGTGCTGTTTGGCAACAGGACCTCTTGCACAATCAAGGCATTCAGTAGATAAACACAGATAACTGTAAAACTTAATGTGGTACACTTAGGGTTAAACTCCCCTAACTGAACCATGGTTTATTTAAAACGTTTTATGAGAGCTGAGAAGTCACACATAAAGCTGTTTATAAAGTATAGGTTTATTCCCTGCCAATTTTCACAATGTAAAGTCTTGTTTTGCTAGATTTTCCACAGCTGAACAGCATGATTCTGTGGTGCACATTTCATAGGGCGTTGATTACACTCGGCATCTCTTCCAGCAACATGCTAATCACAAACAACACAAGTTTTGGCACAGTTTTTCTGGCAGTTGTATTAGGCCATTTGTTCCTACTCTTGTTCAGGGAGCGTCCCACTACAATTATGCCAGGGGATAAGACTAGAAAAATAGATTTTAGCCCTTGATGAGATATTTGCAATTACTTCCAGCTCTCAGTGACAATTTAGCTATAAACTGCAACGCTATGCTCACATTTGAGAACATTTAGTCCTTTTCCATTGAAGGTTATTTCTGTGGTTCACACACAGCTGAGAAACAGATGAGtgagcaaaagaaaaaggaaagcagACACCAAAAGGACAGACGAagaaaaagtaacaaaaaaaaaagaaaaaaaagaaaggaagatgaagaaataaaaatggatgaacatttccaaatgaaaatgaGCCTTTACCTTGACAACATGTGGGAGAAACTCCATTTCAGAAGCCTTCTGAGCAAGTGTCTCCAGGTTGACCTCCTGGGATGCCCTGCGTTTCCTGCGTGTGCTCTGGATGACGCCTGTTGGTGCTGCCTGGATGTCAAGGGCCCCGTTGTGGGAACCCTGTGCTGGACCTGCCTGATGTGATGAGATAGAGAGAAAAGGGTTGTCGGATGGCGCCCCACCTTCCTTGGAGAGCCGTCGTGATCTGCGAAGCTGCGTTTGGGATTGGAGCTGCGTCTGGGACAGCGGCTCTGACTGGAGAGGGGGTTGCAGTGGATCTGATGGCTGCTGAGGTTCTGGGGTGATGTCCTGGATGATTGGCTCCTGGATCTTTGGGGGGGCTGCAGGAGAGGACTCCTGGGAGTGTACCACCACAGGCTGTGGATGTTGGTGAGGGTGTGTATTTTGTGCACTGGGGTAATAGTCAAGCACATGGGGGTTTTGTTGTTGCAATTGCTGATGTTGCATTTGCTGCTGAATTTGgagctgttgttgctgctgctgctgttgttgttgttgctgtatcttttgttgctgctgctcatgtcgtatctgctgctgctgttgtagctgttgctgctgttgtagcTGTTGCTGTACATGCTGTTGATGCTGaatgatttgttgttgttgtatttgcTGCTGAATTATTTGATGTTGCTGGCGTTGCATTTGCTCTTGCTTCTGCAGCTGTTGTAACTGGTGTGAGGGTTTTGCTTGTGATGAATAGTTAGGTGGGTTAGGTAGGGTTGTCCTGTTGCCTTGGAAGGTCTGGTAGTAAGCTGGCAAGTGCTGCTTTGGCTGACCAAAAGCCAACTGGAAAGGCTGCAAGACTGAGCTTCCTCCTGGGTGTGATGTGCTGTGTTGCTGGGCATTCAGTGCTCCAGGTTTTAGGGTCTCCTGAAAGGCCtgggactgctgctgctgttgctcccACTCCAGGCCGCGAGCTTTAACTGCATCCCTGAATGTTTCAGATGCAGGGTTGGCCCCCAGAGGCAGCTTGTCTGCAGCTCTGTTATGGGGTTGTTGATGTGGCTGTAAGCCAGAAGTCTCGTGCATTGACTTGACAAATGCATTTTGTGTCCTTGAGTCTGTTACATTAACTCCTCCAATGTAATTAGCAAGGTTTTGTTCCCAGTTCGTCATGATGGTCCAGGAAGCAGCTCTCTGCTGCTGGGACAGTGAAGGCTGCTGCTGACTGGGCTCCTGGTGGGCCCACTTCATAGGAACCGTCTGCTGATAATGACCCCTGCTCTGGTCACCCTTATCGGGGCTGAAGATGACAGAGTTGAGGTACATGTGAGGGCCTTCTGGATTTGAGGTCACAGTACTTGCCGCTTCACTCTGTCCTGGATTTGAGGGATTGCCACCTGGGACATAGTATGACCCTTCGAGGTGCTGAGAAGTCTCCTTCATTGCTACGCTTTGATCGTTGAAAAACGTGATACGTTTGCCTGTTCTTTTGGTGCTGGGTTTCTGCTGGGTAGGTACACTCATGACGGGCATGAATGAGCCGATCCAGTTGAATATTTGCAGCCAAACTCTTAATGATCCACTGGGTGACCCTGTATGAGTCAATCCAAAAATAAAAGGGGGCCCACAGTTAAAGATGTGAATCTACATTGACATCAGTGTGTGCAAGAACATGGTCAACCAAGATATCTTTTCTTCACCTCTAAAGTTCTCTGTGACCCACTCAGAGGTGGTCAGCCAGGGGTGAACAGATCTGAAGaagtctctgtgtttttctcattcATGGACAACACCCTGTATAAAGAAAATGGATGAGAGGTCAAGCATTGAGTCATGAGACTAAAGGGGTCctcacgggggggggggggggggggggcaattaTTGTTCCTGCCCCAGCCATGTAAAAGCCTGTTGTTAGTCTTTTCAACAACAGACTCGACTAAAAGATATCAGGTGTGAgaacagagaaagggaggggtAGGTCTGAACTGTGTCATTATTCGCTATGCTCACATGACACAGGGATAAGATCCTGcatggagacaaacacactTTCTAACAGACCTGCACATATTATTTCTTACAATGGGAGATAATAGAGGCAGATCAGTGGTTCCTAGAGATTAGTACACCATGTTTGATGATGGGCCATGACATCAACAGTGAAGCACACACTAAAAAATGATTGTCAGAGGATAACTTGTAACTTTTTACCTCTTTCTATCAAACATTCTCACAGCTCAACTGACCCATATCAGGAATGAATCTGTCTTTCCCGCCAAACTACCTGAACAGGCTGCATGTGACAGAAACCACTTGTTTTACAAACGTGTGACTCACTGGGGGGAAAGGAACGTGTGCCCTTTGAGCCACGGCTGCAGACTCAAAAAGGAACGACAACTGAAAGCAAGCAAGTATGACTCATGATAAACCGATCTATGCAAGTGAAAAGTCAAAATGGCTTTACAGGCTTTGACAGCTTGTAGCATGCAGAGCTCGTTGACAAAATATCTTTATACACATGGATCCTGACCCCCCCCTCTTAAAATTTCAATCCTTGCTCAACCTGTATACAATAAAACCTGGACACCCCTGCACAGTTGTTAATCCAAACAGAAAACCATgaagactttttaaaatcacGGAGAGAATGAAAGCACTGGTCTGCAGCAGGACTCATGTTACACAAAACAACT
The nucleotide sequence above comes from Mastacembelus armatus chromosome 22, fMasArm1.2, whole genome shotgun sequence. Encoded proteins:
- the mideasb gene encoding ELM2 and SANT domain-containing protein 1, with amino-acid sequence MPVMSVPTQQKPSTKRTGKRITFFNDQSVAMKETSQHLEGSYYVPGGNPSNPGQSEAASTVTSNPEGPHMYLNSVIFSPDKGDQSRGHYQQTVPMKWAHQEPSQQQPSLSQQQRAASWTIMTNWEQNLANYIGGVNVTDSRTQNAFVKSMHETSGLQPHQQPHNRAADKLPLGANPASETFRDAVKARGLEWEQQQQQSQAFQETLKPGALNAQQHSTSHPGGSSVLQPFQLAFGQPKQHLPAYYQTFQGNRTTLPNPPNYSSQAKPSHQLQQLQKQEQMQRQQHQIIQQQIQQQQIIQHQQHVQQQLQQQQQLQQQQQIRHEQQQQKIQQQQQQQQQQQQLQIQQQMQHQQLQQQNPHVLDYYPSAQNTHPHQHPQPVVVHSQESSPAAPPKIQEPIIQDITPEPQQPSDPLQPPLQSEPLSQTQLQSQTQLRRSRRLSKEGGAPSDNPFLSISSHQAGPAQGSHNGALDIQAAPTGVIQSTRRKRRASQEVNLETLAQKASEMEFLPHVVKEPHRPWSPTNSDGPNTKRPRDDSLLPLVIPVSVPVRRQEPSSPDRDEETLACSWPPRHANPQDLGRADHKPSVIVTRRRSLRNSLSESSDQNGGAEGEKDDDGKKSKRRPRPEPLFIPPPKPGLFIAPPVYSSITPYQSHLRSPVRLADNPLTMPPYTPPPILSPVREGSGLYFSTFLSSAAAAAASGQGLPPPATPKSATRSLLRSNSCDITPPVLSAMSEATPVSIEPRINIGARYQAEVPELRQRSVAELDHHQAELVWTPLNELEEKPDFQQKVEDFMRLACSSVLSGGGTNQELAHHCLYECKGDIMTALSLLMLRNPIFPKSHHLSSYHYSGSDSWTAAERRQFNKGITAYKKDFFMVQKQVTTKTVAQCVEFYYTYKKHVKIGRNGTLIFGEAEPLDSKTTEEEMDHKGSNKLEPQREEDTRKWEESADRKQDVGPTRVTHTLQSTENPGTVLIMKGQEDMGKDQPLSRVIHPPHPPAPSSKPRYDSNARRASPSTGSKGSSGQEGEFPCKKCGRIFYKVKSRSAHMKSHAEQEKKAAALRQKEAEERAAAKAAAEAAAILAARQQNGTRQASGDSTNDDTSDGEDDDDEDWQ